One window of Mediterraneibacter gnavus ATCC 29149 genomic DNA carries:
- a CDS encoding leucine-rich repeat protein: MKKERKKVLLVWVMTLAMLFGVLQPAVGMNEVRAEEGTVSEQNEVGVKYEALPKEPMKTSAIASSYQDSAQWGDGNASLAFDGDVNKGWHSQYDSKTGPHWIQWSLGGVHNIGRIAYQVKGTGANGRFKEIKVEVKNGEADWQTVKEETLADVGQGGSCNIDFDAVEATDVKITIKSSYNTYESGVLASAGELEVYKVVQEVLQGTVNAKINGVEVGGESLSDVITKSGVTDEITSIEFVSGTVTSEDLALLKAKEKGIFKTIETFKLNLSDTLKFVDKNGKNSKVLPNSAFYNFWALHTVELGGFEEIGSQAFENTSSLVSVSIPNAVKIQNRAFYNGKKIKELNLDHVKEIETEAFYQCNALTALNVPKVLKIGEKAFYGSKNLKELQLPATLETLGDSAFAVEQKNRRKLNVTSERVTPPVVTPGKNNPFAYAVNSTLTVPAEAREAYVNAERWGDPKNYKWCSLQLEKDMTATDTYYITYHWEDQDNLAGVRPNSVAPTLIDESSASYGADTQYRNVTIQPGPVGQDYQYEFTKVPRYNKRGEPAKWKLNPGSYSTNYEIKTEKTGDYEFKATYTLRTRKQDKTVSVNWVGGDAENRPEIKVQMKRQKWSNTSAYDEGEEITLNMQNNYTHTWENMVEYESGKDKYPYYPIYSIEEIRAVDGYEVTYSVEKNDKDVYPFDETGNIVITCTGEAIPEDVVKVNINKEREAGGTSLEDAVAKAGITADQVTSLEFVSGKVTAGDLEYIQKNVNQIQEFKCNLKNGLTYEDKKGAQSTVFPGWTFSEKASLTTVELGGFTDIGSYAFWKTKNLTSVKIEDAQIIKASAFSGAEKLTEVNIPNVTKISQWGFSKCRNLVTVNMPKVEKIGPGAFLASGYLNITLPASLKSISGAAFGVAESYGQPGEKVEFHVVMEGATPPTVEPEHNENSPFKDAAQTSTLEVPEGSEDTYLKSEFGDEEKGTWCNLPLKGISTDATVTFDVNGTLTTEKIPVGEMIGDKLPENPEKNGFVFTGWNTAKDGSGQEVTDQTVVEGDMTVFAVFDDLKATDTWTLVYHWEDQDNLAGVRPALLTPRLIDESSSANAADTQGNNVTFSPGPAPQDYVYTFEKVPRYNKVGEKAQWRVSPGTPAKNYKITLEEAGERAYKATYALNVRKQDKTVKVEWAGGDEANRPEIKVSFVKRGFINDWVTEIEEVVLNEENGYTHTWKDMVEYESGKEEYPYYPIYSIEAIETIDGYETTYSVEKMKDEDVYPFDENGQLVITNTAIDKQAPNVSVKGEGNGDRFRKITGIAVHDTEGVKELKVNNTITVINSKYKYLTDIEKLGVKEGENTAVVTDNAGNAKSVTFYYDTTAPTFNWIVDNKTQAQSKEVRLETSEEIQLPDEGWSLKGEENGVFVYVKTFYANWKDKNFTVTDLAGNVSEPQFVEVKRIDNSRPIVVELTQDITDWTNKDVTVTIKTSTDCVAPEGWKQVNKRTFTKVFNANGEYSVTLTSVTGVTGDAHLFSITNIDKEAPVIDYAAIEAANGYRKEIPVNEGEEYTEEKLVEMFTKPEWVSDNSGTATFKVDKWGLEHGLDGYQPFTSKTPGEYKVRFYAYDAAGNNSSFDVYVKVLEPEVEERTTTVNYTVFIDGRVRTGQWTHTGTETGEFRFDLSMVKEDLPASYELEEGEEGYRMLQYGDTTSVTFYLTR; the protein is encoded by the coding sequence ATGAAAAAAGAGAGAAAAAAAGTGTTGCTTGTATGGGTCATGACACTGGCAATGCTTTTTGGTGTTCTGCAGCCGGCAGTGGGGATGAATGAAGTGCGGGCAGAAGAAGGAACAGTATCGGAACAAAACGAAGTGGGTGTGAAATACGAAGCACTTCCAAAGGAACCGATGAAAACAAGTGCAATTGCAAGTTCTTATCAGGATTCGGCTCAATGGGGAGACGGAAACGCATCACTTGCATTTGACGGAGATGTCAACAAAGGATGGCACAGTCAGTATGATTCCAAGACAGGACCTCACTGGATCCAGTGGTCGCTTGGAGGAGTTCACAACATAGGACGAATTGCTTATCAGGTAAAAGGGACTGGTGCCAACGGAAGATTTAAAGAAATTAAAGTCGAAGTTAAAAACGGAGAAGCTGACTGGCAGACAGTTAAGGAGGAGACACTTGCAGATGTTGGACAGGGCGGTTCCTGTAATATCGATTTTGATGCAGTAGAAGCTACAGATGTAAAGATTACGATCAAGAGTTCGTATAATACATACGAGAGCGGGGTACTGGCATCTGCCGGTGAATTGGAAGTATACAAGGTTGTACAGGAAGTTCTCCAGGGAACAGTCAATGCAAAAATTAATGGTGTAGAAGTGGGCGGAGAGAGTCTGTCAGATGTGATCACAAAGTCCGGTGTGACAGATGAGATTACATCCATTGAATTTGTATCGGGAACAGTGACATCAGAAGATCTGGCATTGTTAAAGGCGAAAGAAAAAGGAATTTTCAAAACCATTGAGACATTCAAATTAAATTTGAGTGATACATTGAAATTTGTGGATAAGAATGGAAAGAACAGCAAGGTGCTCCCGAATTCTGCATTTTATAATTTCTGGGCACTTCATACAGTAGAATTGGGCGGATTTGAGGAGATTGGAAGTCAGGCATTTGAAAATACTTCCTCTTTGGTATCTGTTTCTATTCCGAATGCTGTAAAAATTCAGAATAGGGCTTTCTACAATGGAAAAAAGATTAAAGAGTTGAATTTGGATCATGTGAAAGAAATTGAGACAGAGGCATTTTATCAGTGTAATGCGCTGACAGCACTGAATGTACCAAAAGTTTTGAAAATTGGAGAAAAGGCATTTTACGGCTCTAAGAATCTGAAAGAACTTCAGCTTCCGGCAACACTGGAAACCTTGGGAGACAGTGCATTTGCTGTAGAGCAGAAAAACAGAAGAAAGCTGAATGTGACAAGTGAAAGAGTAACTCCTCCCGTGGTCACACCGGGGAAAAACAATCCGTTTGCGTATGCAGTGAATTCAACGCTGACTGTACCGGCAGAGGCTCGGGAAGCGTATGTCAATGCAGAGCGTTGGGGTGATCCAAAGAATTACAAATGGTGTTCTCTGCAGTTGGAAAAAGATATGACAGCAACGGACACTTATTACATTACCTATCATTGGGAAGATCAGGATAATCTGGCAGGTGTGAGACCGAATAGTGTTGCTCCAACTTTGATTGATGAGAGCAGTGCTTCTTATGGAGCGGATACACAGTATAGAAATGTAACGATTCAGCCGGGACCGGTAGGCCAGGATTATCAGTATGAATTTACAAAGGTTCCGAGGTACAATAAGCGCGGTGAGCCAGCAAAATGGAAGTTAAATCCGGGCAGTTACAGTACAAATTATGAGATCAAGACAGAAAAAACAGGAGATTATGAATTCAAAGCTACTTATACTCTGCGGACAAGAAAACAAGATAAAACAGTCAGTGTCAACTGGGTGGGAGGAGATGCAGAAAACAGACCTGAAATCAAGGTACAGATGAAACGCCAGAAATGGTCCAATACAAGTGCTTATGATGAGGGAGAAGAGATCACTTTAAATATGCAAAATAACTATACTCACACATGGGAGAACATGGTAGAGTATGAGTCCGGAAAAGACAAATATCCATACTATCCGATTTATAGTATTGAGGAAATCAGAGCTGTTGATGGATATGAAGTAACTTACAGTGTGGAGAAGAATGATAAAGATGTATATCCGTTTGATGAAACCGGCAATATTGTGATTACTTGTACAGGAGAAGCAATCCCGGAAGATGTTGTAAAAGTGAATATCAATAAGGAAAGAGAAGCAGGAGGAACCAGTCTGGAGGATGCAGTTGCAAAAGCAGGCATCACGGCAGATCAGGTGACTTCTCTGGAGTTTGTATCAGGTAAGGTGACAGCGGGGGATCTGGAGTACATCCAGAAAAATGTAAATCAGATCCAGGAATTTAAATGTAATCTGAAAAATGGTCTGACATATGAAGATAAGAAGGGGGCGCAGTCAACCGTATTTCCGGGATGGACGTTCTCAGAAAAAGCCAGTCTGACTACAGTTGAATTAGGCGGATTTACAGATATTGGAAGTTATGCATTTTGGAAGACAAAAAATCTGACATCTGTAAAAATCGAAGATGCACAGATAATCAAAGCGTCTGCTTTTTCCGGAGCAGAGAAACTGACAGAGGTTAATATACCAAATGTAACGAAGATTTCTCAGTGGGGATTTAGCAAATGTAGAAATCTGGTAACAGTCAATATGCCGAAAGTGGAAAAAATCGGACCGGGGGCATTTCTTGCTTCAGGATACTTAAATATTACACTGCCGGCAAGTTTGAAATCTATCAGCGGCGCCGCATTTGGAGTTGCAGAATCTTATGGACAGCCTGGAGAGAAAGTGGAGTTCCATGTAGTGATGGAAGGTGCGACACCTCCAACGGTAGAGCCAGAGCATAACGAGAATTCGCCATTTAAGGATGCAGCACAGACTTCTACGCTGGAAGTTCCAGAGGGCAGTGAGGATACTTATCTGAAGTCTGAATTTGGAGATGAGGAAAAAGGAACATGGTGCAATCTGCCATTAAAAGGTATCAGTACAGATGCTACGGTTACCTTTGATGTTAATGGAACACTGACAACAGAAAAAATTCCAGTTGGAGAAATGATCGGTGACAAACTCCCGGAAAATCCAGAGAAAAATGGATTTGTCTTTACAGGATGGAATACTGCAAAAGATGGAAGTGGTCAGGAAGTCACGGACCAGACAGTGGTGGAAGGAGATATGACAGTATTTGCAGTGTTTGATGATCTGAAAGCAACAGATACGTGGACACTCGTATATCACTGGGAAGATCAGGACAATCTGGCAGGTGTGAGACCAGCACTTCTGACACCAAGACTGATCGATGAAAGCAGTTCTGCTAATGCTGCAGATACACAGGGAAATAATGTCACATTCTCCCCGGGACCTGCACCTCAGGACTATGTATATACGTTTGAAAAGGTTCCGCGCTATAACAAGGTCGGTGAAAAAGCCCAGTGGAGAGTCAGCCCGGGAACTCCTGCTAAAAATTATAAGATTACATTAGAAGAGGCAGGAGAACGCGCGTATAAAGCAACCTATGCATTAAATGTCAGAAAACAAGACAAGACTGTCAAAGTAGAATGGGCAGGCGGTGATGAAGCAAACCGTCCGGAAATTAAAGTAAGTTTTGTGAAACGCGGATTTATCAATGACTGGGTAACTGAAATCGAAGAAGTTGTCTTGAATGAAGAAAATGGATATACCCATACATGGAAAGATATGGTCGAATATGAGTCCGGAAAAGAAGAATATCCATATTATCCAATTTATAGTATTGAAGCAATCGAGACGATTGACGGATATGAAACTACTTATAGTGTTGAGAAGATGAAAGATGAGGATGTATATCCGTTTGACGAAAATGGTCAGCTGGTAATCACGAATACGGCTATCGACAAACAGGCGCCGAATGTAAGTGTTAAGGGTGAAGGAAATGGTGACCGCTTCCGCAAGATCACGGGAATTGCTGTACATGATACAGAGGGAGTCAAGGAACTCAAAGTCAATAATACAATCACAGTCATCAACAGCAAATACAAATATCTCACAGATATCGAAAAACTCGGTGTAAAAGAAGGCGAAAACACAGCAGTTGTAACAGACAATGCAGGCAATGCGAAATCCGTGACATTCTACTATGACACAACTGCACCTACATTTAACTGGATCGTAGACAACAAGACACAGGCACAGTCCAAAGAAGTCCGTCTGGAAACAAGTGAAGAAATTCAGCTGCCGGATGAAGGATGGTCACTTAAGGGTGAAGAGAATGGCGTATTTGTTTACGTGAAGACATTCTATGCAAACTGGAAAGATAAAAACTTTACCGTAACAGACCTTGCAGGAAATGTATCAGAGCCACAGTTTGTAGAAGTAAAACGGATCGATAATTCGAGACCAATAGTTGTGGAACTGACACAGGATATTACAGACTGGACAAACAAAGACGTGACAGTGACAATTAAGACATCTACAGATTGTGTGGCACCGGAAGGATGGAAACAGGTTAATAAGAGAACATTCACAAAGGTATTTAATGCAAACGGAGAGTACAGTGTGACGCTGACAAGTGTGACAGGAGTGACAGGAGATGCTCATCTATTCAGTATCACCAATATTGACAAAGAAGCACCGGTTATTGATTATGCAGCTATCGAGGCAGCAAACGGATACAGAAAAGAGATCCCGGTCAATGAGGGTGAAGAGTATACCGAAGAAAAGTTGGTCGAGATGTTCACAAAACCAGAGTGGGTAAGTGACAATTCTGGGACAGCAACATTTAAGGTTGACAAATGGGGATTGGAACACGGTCTGGATGGATATCAGCCATTTACATCCAAGACACCTGGTGAATATAAAGTTCGCTTCTATGCATACGATGCAGCTGGAAACAACAGCAGTTTTGATGTTTATGTGAAAGTATTAGAGCCGGAAGTAGAAGAACGCACGACAACAGTAAATTATACGGTATTTATTGATGGCCGTGTTCGTACCGGACAGTGGACACATACAGGAACTGAGACGGGAGAATTTAGATTTGATCTGTCTATGGTAAAAGAAGATCTGCCGGCAAGCTATGAACTGGAAGAGGGAGAAGAAGGGTATCGGATGCTGCAGTATGGCGATACGACTTCTGTAACGTTCTACCTTACAAGATAG
- the pgeF gene encoding peptidoglycan editing factor PgeF produces the protein MGLGLRYKNEEQIFQEQYTEPPYLEYPMFRETGIVKHGFSTRIGGVSKGCFSSLNLSFTRGDEEEAVRENFRRIGSAMGIRCEDMVFTHQTHTTNVRVVTEADKGCGIVKPRTYSDVDGLVTDIPGICLVTFYADCVPLYFVDPVKKVIGLSHSGWRGTVGKIGKVTVETMCREFKSRPEDILAAVGPSICQDCYEVSEDVIRQFQKNFPEDCWDALFYQKENQKYQLNLWKANELIFYEAGILPEHIAVTNLCTHCNSEILYSHRQAGDARGNLCAFLALNQEV, from the coding sequence ATGGGATTAGGACTTCGTTATAAGAATGAAGAACAGATTTTTCAGGAACAATATACAGAACCACCATACCTGGAATATCCGATGTTTCGAGAGACAGGGATTGTAAAGCATGGATTTTCTACAAGGATAGGAGGCGTCAGCAAAGGCTGTTTTTCTTCATTGAATTTAAGTTTCACAAGAGGGGATGAAGAAGAGGCTGTTCGTGAAAATTTCCGAAGGATCGGATCAGCGATGGGAATCCGATGTGAGGATATGGTGTTTACTCACCAGACACATACGACCAATGTGCGGGTAGTGACAGAAGCAGACAAAGGCTGCGGGATCGTAAAACCTAGGACCTACTCGGATGTAGATGGTCTGGTGACTGACATTCCGGGAATTTGTCTGGTAACATTTTATGCGGACTGCGTTCCTTTGTATTTTGTGGATCCGGTAAAGAAAGTGATCGGACTGAGTCATTCCGGATGGAGAGGAACCGTAGGAAAGATCGGAAAGGTGACTGTGGAAACGATGTGCAGAGAATTTAAAAGCAGACCGGAGGATATTCTCGCAGCGGTCGGACCGTCAATCTGTCAGGACTGCTATGAGGTCAGTGAAGATGTGATCCGGCAGTTTCAGAAAAATTTTCCGGAAGACTGCTGGGATGCGTTGTTTTATCAAAAAGAAAATCAGAAGTACCAGCTGAATCTGTGGAAAGCCAATGAACTGATCTTTTATGAGGCAGGGATTTTGCCGGAGCATATTGCAGTGACCAATCTGTGTACGCATTGTAACAGTGAGATTCTATATTCTCACAGACAGGCAGGAGATGCCAGAGGAAATCTCTGTGCGTTTCTGGCATTAAATCAGGAGGTGTAA
- a CDS encoding mechanosensitive ion channel family protein yields the protein MTFLATEEIQDVVQSPEEVAKDVNQFVQWFEDQIPTLISFGIKVVLAIVFFFIGRAVIHGIQKMVKHSMQRANADTGVIQFVESFLKFGLYALLLFMIATNFGIETSSVAALIASGGVAIGLALQGSLSNFAGGVLILLLKPFVVGDYIIVANDGTEGTVKVIQIFYTKLTTVDNKTIVIPNGTLSNSSLTNVTARPERQLDLKVGIAYDADLKKAKDLIETLLKQDDSIIQDEDIKVFVDSLADSSVILGLRAWVKTEEYWSTRWRLLEEIKLIFDEEGIEIPFNQLTVHMAEK from the coding sequence GTGACATTTTTAGCAACAGAGGAAATCCAGGATGTAGTACAGTCCCCGGAAGAAGTGGCAAAAGATGTAAACCAGTTTGTACAGTGGTTTGAGGATCAGATTCCAACCTTGATCTCTTTCGGGATTAAGGTTGTGCTTGCAATCGTATTTTTCTTTATCGGAAGAGCGGTGATCCATGGAATCCAGAAGATGGTGAAGCATTCCATGCAGCGGGCAAATGCGGATACAGGAGTGATCCAGTTTGTTGAATCATTTTTGAAATTTGGTCTGTATGCACTGCTTTTGTTTATGATCGCAACAAATTTTGGAATTGAGACATCCTCGGTTGCGGCGCTGATCGCATCCGGAGGTGTGGCAATCGGTCTCGCGCTGCAGGGGAGTCTTTCGAACTTTGCGGGAGGCGTACTGATCCTGCTTTTGAAACCGTTTGTAGTAGGTGACTACATCATTGTTGCCAATGATGGAACAGAAGGAACGGTAAAAGTCATCCAGATCTTCTATACAAAGCTGACAACGGTAGATAATAAGACGATCGTGATTCCAAATGGAACGCTTTCCAACAGCAGTCTGACGAATGTTACGGCAAGACCGGAACGGCAGTTGGATTTAAAAGTAGGGATCGCCTATGATGCAGATCTGAAAAAAGCAAAAGATCTGATCGAAACGCTGTTAAAACAGGATGATTCCATTATTCAGGACGAGGATATCAAGGTGTTTGTCGATTCTCTGGCTGACAGTTCTGTTATACTGGGACTGCGCGCATGGGTGAAGACAGAGGAGTACTGGAGTACAAGATGGAGACTTCTGGAAGAAATCAAGCTGATATTTGATGAAGAAGGTATTGAGATACCGTTCAATCAGCTGACTGTGCATATGGCGGAAAAATAA
- the priA gene encoding replication restart helicase PriA, giving the protein MFADIIVDIKHEKLDRIFQYRIPEWLKEELNVGMEVVIPFGKGNRQTKGYVVGISETCDYDLSKVKEIEDISRNSVEIEAKLIALAAWMKEHYGGTMIQALKTVLPIKQKENAKIKKYVRLLLGKERAEAQLHYYQQKNQKARARLLEALLEDPVIEYELITKKLNITRSVVNALEEQQVAVLESEQVFRNPVKEKEQRAKTLVFTAEQEHAIECFWQEYSRDVRAAYLLYGVTGSGKTEVYIEMIRRVVSEGKQAIVLIPEIALTYQTVMRFYRRFGNRVSILNSRMSAGERYDQLMRAKAGEIDVMIGPRSALFTPFPELGLIVIDEEHETTYKSEQIPRYHARETAIERANLEHASVVLGSATPSLEAMYRSKNGEYRLLELKNRSGMQKMASVYVADLRQELKEGNRSILSRHLQELMEDRLEKQEQIMLFLNRRGYAGFLSCRECGHVVKCPHCDVSLSYHRNGKMVCHYCGYEEPRTPVCPECGSRHIGEFRAGTQQIEDIVKAQFPQARVLRMDMDTTRQKDGHEKILSAFANGEADVLVGTQMIVKGHDFPNVTLVGVLAADMSLYSDDYRSGERTFQLLTQAAGRAGRGQKEGEAVIQTYTPTHYSIVTAAAQDYEAFYEEEIRYRQIMGYPPVENLLAVLVSCEDEVLLETGCKYLKEFSIRIAPKETAKIIGPASPGIGKINDVYRKVIYIKDENYDTLVRIKNGLEQYIEVNPGYRKMRIQFDFNPMHVF; this is encoded by the coding sequence TTGTTTGCAGATATTATTGTAGATATAAAACATGAAAAACTGGATCGGATCTTTCAATATCGAATTCCGGAGTGGTTAAAAGAAGAGCTGAATGTGGGAATGGAGGTTGTGATTCCGTTTGGGAAAGGCAACCGGCAGACGAAAGGCTATGTGGTAGGAATTTCAGAGACTTGCGACTATGATCTTTCCAAAGTCAAGGAGATCGAAGATATTTCCAGAAATAGTGTAGAGATCGAGGCGAAGCTGATCGCGCTGGCGGCATGGATGAAAGAACATTATGGCGGAACGATGATCCAGGCACTCAAGACGGTATTGCCGATCAAACAAAAAGAGAATGCCAAGATCAAAAAGTATGTCCGTCTGCTGCTTGGCAAAGAACGGGCAGAAGCGCAGCTGCATTATTATCAGCAGAAGAATCAGAAGGCGAGAGCAAGACTTCTGGAAGCACTTCTGGAGGATCCGGTCATTGAATACGAACTGATTACGAAAAAACTGAATATTACGCGCAGTGTCGTCAATGCATTGGAAGAACAGCAGGTGGCAGTTCTGGAATCAGAGCAGGTGTTTCGAAATCCGGTGAAAGAAAAAGAGCAGAGAGCAAAAACTCTTGTGTTTACGGCAGAGCAGGAGCATGCGATCGAGTGCTTCTGGCAGGAGTACAGCAGAGATGTGCGGGCAGCTTATTTGTTGTACGGTGTGACCGGCAGTGGAAAAACGGAAGTTTATATTGAGATGATCCGCCGGGTGGTCAGTGAGGGAAAACAGGCGATTGTCCTGATTCCTGAGATTGCACTGACGTATCAGACAGTGATGCGGTTTTACCGGCGTTTTGGAAATCGGGTATCCATCTTAAATTCCAGAATGTCTGCCGGAGAGCGTTATGATCAGTTGATGCGGGCAAAAGCGGGAGAGATCGACGTGATGATCGGCCCGCGGTCCGCCTTGTTTACACCATTTCCGGAGCTGGGGCTGATCGTTATTGATGAGGAACATGAAACAACTTATAAAAGTGAACAGATACCAAGATATCATGCCAGAGAGACTGCCATAGAGCGGGCAAATCTGGAACATGCCAGCGTAGTACTTGGCTCGGCAACCCCGTCTCTGGAAGCAATGTATCGCTCAAAAAACGGGGAGTACCGCCTGCTGGAATTGAAGAACCGTTCGGGAATGCAAAAGATGGCGAGCGTCTATGTAGCGGATCTCAGGCAGGAGTTAAAAGAAGGCAACCGTTCGATCTTAAGCCGGCATCTGCAGGAGTTGATGGAAGACCGGCTGGAAAAACAAGAACAGATCATGTTGTTTTTAAACAGGAGAGGGTATGCAGGGTTTCTTTCCTGCAGAGAGTGCGGCCATGTGGTAAAGTGTCCGCACTGCGATGTTTCGCTGTCGTATCACAGAAACGGAAAGATGGTCTGTCATTACTGCGGATATGAAGAACCAAGGACACCTGTCTGCCCGGAGTGCGGCTCCAGACATATCGGAGAATTTCGGGCAGGAACACAGCAGATCGAAGACATTGTAAAAGCACAGTTTCCGCAGGCAAGAGTTCTTCGTATGGACATGGACACAACAAGACAGAAAGACGGCCATGAAAAAATCTTGTCTGCATTTGCGAATGGAGAAGCAGATGTACTGGTCGGAACGCAGATGATCGTAAAAGGACACGATTTTCCGAATGTTACGTTAGTTGGTGTGCTGGCGGCAGATATGTCGTTGTATTCAGATGATTATCGTTCCGGGGAGCGCACCTTCCAGCTTTTGACACAGGCGGCAGGGCGAGCCGGACGGGGGCAGAAAGAAGGAGAAGCTGTGATCCAGACCTACACTCCCACGCATTACAGTATCGTAACCGCCGCAGCACAGGATTATGAGGCGTTTTATGAGGAGGAGATCCGGTATCGGCAGATCATGGGATATCCCCCGGTAGAAAATCTGCTTGCAGTTCTGGTAAGCTGTGAGGATGAGGTGCTGTTAGAGACAGGGTGTAAGTATTTAAAAGAGTTTTCGATCCGGATTGCTCCGAAAGAAACTGCGAAGATCATCGGACCTGCAAGTCCGGGAATCGGAAAGATTAATGATGTGTATCGCAAAGTAATCTACATAAAAGATGAAAATTATGATACACTTGTGAGGATAAAGAACGGATTGGAACAATATATTGAAGTAAATCCGGGATATCGCAAGATGCGGATTCAGTTTGATTTCAATCCGATGCATGTTTTTTAA
- a CDS encoding YraN family protein, protein MKQNNRAVGTAYEQIAGRFLEKKGFQILEYNYRCRAGEIDLIARDREYLVFCEVKYRRTKSAGSALEAVDTKKQKRLYRCAQQYVAAHKIPDAAARFDVVAIEGNEVCHIENAFEGA, encoded by the coding sequence ATGAAACAAAACAACAGAGCTGTCGGCACTGCCTATGAGCAGATTGCCGGCAGATTTTTAGAAAAGAAGGGATTTCAGATCCTGGAGTATAACTACAGGTGTCGGGCAGGGGAGATCGATCTGATTGCCAGGGACAGGGAGTATTTGGTATTCTGTGAAGTGAAATACCGGCGAACAAAAAGTGCGGGCAGTGCGCTGGAAGCAGTGGATACAAAAAAGCAGAAACGATTGTACCGATGCGCTCAGCAATATGTGGCGGCACATAAAATACCCGATGCTGCGGCAAGGTTTGATGTAGTTGCAATAGAGGGGAACGAGGTGTGTCACATTGAAAATGCCTTTGAGGGGGCATAG
- a CDS encoding UDP-N-acetylmuramoyl-L-alanyl-D-glutamate--2,6-diaminopimelate ligase: protein MILKQLLERLEYEVVQGSDKIEITTLINDSRKVEEGSVFVCISGAVSDGHQYVADVAKKGAKAVIVQQDVEAPAGMTVIRVEDTRYALALASAAYFGYPAEKLHIIGITGTKGKTTTTYMIKSILEGVGHKVGLIGTIEAIIGEEVIPAANTTPESYTIHQYFAKMVEAGCDSVVMEVSSQGLMLHRTAGIPFEIGIFTNLGKDHIGPNEHKDFEDYKRCKGLLFQQCRVGIANADDRYFKDVFKNATCKVETFGFCKEADLRAEDVNLVSRPGYLGVAYHVAGVMDFDVEIDVPGTFSVYNSLTAIAVCRHFDVPKEHIQAALKKAKVKGRIEMVKVSDEFTLMIDYAHNAMSLESLLTTLKEYHPKRLVCLFGCGGNRSRDRRFEMGEVSGRLADLTIITSDNPRFEEPQAIIDDIKVGIEKTDGAYVEIIDRKEAIRYAITHGQTGEVIVLAGKGHEDYQEIEGVKHPMDERVLIAEILTELEEEQKK, encoded by the coding sequence ATGATTTTAAAACAGTTATTGGAACGTTTGGAATATGAAGTAGTACAGGGGAGTGACAAGATCGAAATTACAACATTGATCAATGACTCCCGTAAAGTAGAAGAAGGATCTGTGTTTGTATGCATCAGCGGCGCTGTCTCAGACGGACATCAGTATGTAGCTGATGTGGCAAAAAAAGGAGCAAAAGCCGTGATCGTGCAGCAGGATGTAGAGGCACCGGCGGGAATGACTGTGATCCGTGTGGAAGACACAAGGTACGCACTCGCACTTGCTTCTGCCGCTTATTTCGGCTATCCGGCAGAGAAGCTGCACATTATTGGAATTACAGGGACAAAAGGAAAGACGACCACGACCTATATGATCAAATCCATTCTGGAGGGAGTCGGACATAAAGTAGGACTGATCGGAACCATTGAGGCCATTATCGGAGAGGAAGTGATTCCGGCAGCGAATACGACACCGGAATCTTATACCATTCATCAGTATTTTGCTAAAATGGTGGAAGCCGGCTGTGACAGCGTGGTCATGGAGGTGTCATCCCAGGGACTGATGCTGCACCGGACAGCAGGGATTCCGTTTGAAATCGGGATTTTCACAAATCTTGGAAAAGATCATATCGGACCGAATGAACACAAGGATTTTGAAGATTATAAAAGATGCAAAGGCTTACTGTTCCAGCAGTGCAGGGTTGGAATTGCCAATGCAGATGACAGGTATTTTAAGGATGTATTTAAAAATGCTACATGTAAAGTGGAGACATTTGGTTTCTGCAAAGAGGCGGATCTGCGGGCTGAAGATGTAAATCTGGTGTCCAGACCGGGATATCTCGGTGTGGCATATCATGTGGCAGGAGTCATGGATTTTGATGTGGAGATTGATGTACCGGGAACATTCAGTGTTTACAATTCACTGACAGCGATTGCAGTGTGCAGACACTTTGATGTGCCGAAAGAGCACATTCAGGCGGCTTTGAAAAAGGCGAAGGTTAAGGGCAGAATCGAGATGGTGAAAGTGTCTGATGAATTCACTCTGATGATCGACTATGCACACAATGCCATGAGTCTGGAGAGTCTTTTGACCACGTTAAAAGAATATCATCCAAAACGTCTGGTATGTCTGTTCGGATGCGGTGGAAACCGTTCCAGAGACCGACGCTTTGAGATGGGAGAAGTGTCCGGCCGTCTGGCAGATCTGACGATCATCACTTCCGATAATCCGAGATTTGAAGAGCCGCAGGCGATCATCGATGACATCAAAGTGGGAATCGAAAAGACGGACGGAGCGTATGTGGAAATCATAGACAGGAAAGAAGCCATCCGTTATGCGATCACACACGGGCAGACCGGGGAGGTGATCGTGCTTGCAGGAAAAGGGCATGAAGATTACCAGGAGATCGAAGGTGTGAAGCATCCGATGGATGAGCGGGTTCTGATTGCGGAGATCTTAACAGAACTGGAAGAGGAACAGAAAAAATAA